A window from Citrus sinensis cultivar Valencia sweet orange chromosome 3, DVS_A1.0, whole genome shotgun sequence encodes these proteins:
- the LOC127900607 gene encoding receptor-like protein 33, with protein MTYLDLSSAGIQGHFPDETFRLPNLQVLYLFGNDQLTGYLPNSNWSSPLRKLQISFTNFAGKIPDSIGNLPFLEIVHIEGCSFTGSIPSSIGNLTRATEIVFASNYLTGHLPHHVSGLSYLTTLDLSGNSLQGRVPSWLFTLPSLVSLDLSNNMLNGPINPFQSPNSLQEVRLQKNEIHGTIPSSIFQLVNLTYFDLTSNNLSGTVKFDMFSKLESLQYLYLSNNSLLSFTSSSNMDIKYSLPSLQELNLSNCNVNQFPRFLRNSGKLTSLDLSNGRIHGRISKHDSEGWKNLIDLHLSNNFLTHVELHPWQEIKILDLQNNKIQGSILVPPPSTQVFLVSNNKLSGQIPPSICSLSSLQYLSLSHNNLSGTIPSCLGNFSTELIILDLKNNSLEGHIHDTFANASSLRSLDLNSNKLEGPLPRSLANCNMLEVVNVGNNMISDTFPCWLGCLPKLKILVLRSNRFYGPLCKSNITLPFQALRIIDLSRNEFTGFLPRAIFVSMEAMKNVDQLLIDL; from the coding sequence ATGACATATCTTGATCTCAGTAGTGCTGGTATACAAGGACATTTCCCAGATGAAACTTTTCGTCTTCCAAACCTTCAAGTACTCTATTTATTTGGAAACGACCAACTCACTGGTTATCTCCCAAACTCTAACTGGAGTAGTCCTCTTAGGAAGTTGCAAATTTCTTTCACTAATTTCGCAGGTAAAATACCCGATTCAATTGGAAATCTACCGTTCTTGGAGATTGTACATATCGAAGGCTGCAGTTTCACCGGGTCAATTCCATCATCAATTGGAAACCTCACTAGAGCTACTGAAATTGTGTTCGCATCAAATTATCTTACTGGCCACCTGCCCCATCATGTAAGTGGACTGTCATATTTAACCACTTTAGACCTTTCTGGAAACTCTCTACAAGGCAGGGTACCATCCTGGTTGTTCACTCTGCCTTCTTTGGTTTCTCTAGATCTTTCAAATAACATGCTCAATGGTCCTATTAATCCATTCCAGTCGCCTAATTCACTACAAGAAGTTCGATTGCAAAAAAATGAGATACATGGCACAATTCCTAGTTCCATCTTTCAACTAGTGAACCTCACTTATTTCGATCTTACATCAAACAACTTGAGTGGTACTGTTAAGTTCGACATGTTCTCAAAGTTGGAAAGCCTTCAATATCTTTATCTTTCAAACAACAGCCTACTCTCATTTACTTCCTCTAGCAATATGGATATCAAATATTCCTTACCTAGTCTACAGGAATTGAATTTATCTAATTGCAATGTCAACCAGTTCCCACGTTTCTTGAGAAACTCAGGAAAGTTAACAAGCTTAGACCTCTCCAATGGTAGAATTCATGGTCGAATTTCAAAACATGATTCTGAAGGATGGAAGAATTTGATTGATCTTCATCTTTCCAACAACTTTCTGACACATGTAGAGCTACATCCATGGCaggaaattaaaattcttgatctgcaaaacaacaaaatccaAGGATCAATTCTGGTTCCACCACCTTCAACACAAGTCTTCTTAGTTTCGAACAACAAATTGTCCGGACAGATCCCTCCGTCGATTTGCAGTTTGAGTTCCCTTCAATATCTTTCCTTATCTCACAACAACTTGAGTGGAACGATTCCTTCATGTCTTGGAAACTTTAGCACTGAGCTGATTATTCTGGACTTGAAGAACAACAGCCTTGAGGGTCACATCCATGATACATTTGCAAATGCAAGTTCTTTAAGGAGTCTTGACCTTAATAGCAACAAGTTGGAAGGGCCATTACCAAGATCTTTGGCGAATTGTAACATGCTGGAAGTTGTCAATGTGGGGAACAACATGATAAGTGACACATTTCCGTGTTGGTTGGGATGTCTTCCGAAGCTAAAAATTCTGGTCTTGAGATCTAATCGATTCTATGGTCCACTATGCAAGTCCAATATTACGTTGCCCTTTCAAGCCCTTCGAATCATTGATCTCTCTCGTAATGAATTCACTGGTTTTCTGCCAAGAGCGATCTTTGTAAGTATGGAAGCAATGAAGAATGTGGAccaattattaattgatttataa